The following are encoded in a window of Oncorhynchus tshawytscha isolate Ot180627B unplaced genomic scaffold, Otsh_v2.0 Un_scaffold_7589_pilon_pilon, whole genome shotgun sequence genomic DNA:
- the ctnnb1 gene encoding catenin beta-1 isoform X1 has product MASQSDLMELDMAMEPDRKAAVSHWQQQSYLDSGIHSGATTTAPSLSGKGNPEEEDVDNQVLYEWEQGFSQSFTQDQVSDIDGQYAMTRAQRVRAAMFPETLDEGMQLPSTQFDGAHPTNVQRLAEPSQMLKHAVVNLINYQDDAELATRAIPELTKLLNDEDQVVVNKAAVMVHQLSKKEASRHAIMRSPQMVSAIVRTMQNTNDVETARCTAGTLHNLSHHREGLLAIFKSGGIPALVKMLGSPVDSVLFYAITTLHNLLLHQEGAKMAVRLAGGLQKMVALLNKTNVKFLAITTDCLQILAYGNQESKLIILASGGPQALVNIMRTYTYEKLLWTTSRVLKVLSVCSSNKPAIVEAGGMQALGLHLTDPSQRLVQNCLWTLRNLSDAATKQTTLAEVDVMQEGMEGLLGTLVQLLGSDDINVVTCAAGILSNLTCNNYKNKMMVCQVGGIEALVRTVLRAGDREDITEPAICALRHLTSRHQDAEMAQNAVRLHYGLPVVVKLLHPPSHWPLIKATVGLIRNLALCPANHAPLREQGAIPRLVQLLVRAHQDTQRRTSMGGTQQQFVEGVRMEEIVEGCTGALHILARDVHNRIVIRGLNTIPLFVQLLYSPIENIQRVAAGVLCELAQDKEAAEAIEAEGATAPLTELLHSRNEGVATYAAAVLFRMSEDKPQDYKKRLSVELTSSLFRTEPMTWNETGDLGLDIGAQGDALGYRQEDPSYRSFHSGGYGQDSMGMDSMMDHDMGAHHPGPEYPVDGLPDLGHAQDLIDGLPPGDSNQLAWFDTDL; this is encoded by the exons ATGGCTTCCCAGT CTGATCTGATGGAGCTGGACATGGCCATGGAGCCTGACCGGAAGGCTGCAGTGAGCCACTGGCAGCAGCAGTCGTACCTGGACTCTGGTATCCACTCAGGGGCTACCACCACCGCCCCCTCCCTGAGTGGGAAGGGCAAcccagaggaggaggatgtggataACCAGGTGCTGTACGAGTGGGAGCAGGGCTTCTCTCAGTCCTTCACACAAGATCAAGtgtcag aCATTGACGGGCAGTATGCCATGACCAGAGCCCAGAGGGTGCGTGCGGCCATGTTTCCAGAGACCCTGGACGAGGGCATGCAGCTCCCCTCCACCCAGTTTGATGGGGCCCACCCCACCAACGTGCAGCGGCTGGCTGAGCCCTCTCAGATGCTGAAGCATGCCGTGGTGAACCTCATCAACTATCAGGATGACGCCGAGCTGGCCACGCGTGCCATCCCTGAGCTGACCAAACTACTCAACGACGAGGACCAG GTGGTGGTGAACAAGGCTGCAGTGATGGTGCACCAGTTGTCCAAGAAGGAGGCTAGCCGCCACGCCATCATGCGCTCCCCCCAGATGGTGTCGGCAATTGTGCGCACCATGCAGAACACCAACGATGTGGAGACGGCACGCTGCACTGCCGGCACCCTGCACAACCTGTCCCACCACAGAGAGGGTCTGCTGGCCATCTTCAAGTCCGGGGGCATCCCCGCCCTTGTCAAAATGCTTGG GTCCCCAGTGGACTCAGTGCTGTTCTACGCCATCACCACCCTACACAACCTGCTGCTCCACCAGGAGGGTGCCAAGATGGCTGTGCGTCTGGCCGGGGGCCTGCAGAAAATGGTGGCCTTGCTCAACAAGACCAACGTCAAATTCCTCGCCATCACAACAGATTGCCTTCAGATTCTTGCCTACGGCAACCAAGAAAGCAAG CTTATCATTCTGGCCAGCGGTGGGCCCCAGGCCCTGGTCAACATCATGAGGACATACACATATGAAAAGCTGTTGTGGACTACCAGTAGAGTTCTCAAagtgctctctgtctgctccagcAATAAGCCTGCCATCGTAGAGGCTG GTGGTATGCAGGCTCTTGGGCTTCACCTCACAGACCCCAGTCAGAGACTAGTCCAGAACTGCCTGTGGACCCTCAGGAACCTGTCAGACGCTGCCACCAAACAG ACGACCTTAGCTGAAGTAGATGTGATGCAG GAGGGTATGGAAGGTCTGCTGGGGACCCTGGTCCAGCTCCTGGGCTCTGATGACATCAACGTGGTGACGTGTGCTGCCGGCATACTGTCCAACCTCACCTGCAACAACTACAAGAACAAGATGATGGTGTGTCAGGTTGGGGGGATTGAGGCGCTGGTCCGTACCGTGCTGCGTGCCGGAGACCGCGAGGACATCACTGAGCCGGCCATCTGCGCCCTGCGCCACCTCACCAGCCGCCACCAGGATGCTGAGATGGCCCAGAATGCTGTGCGGCTTCACTACGGCCTGCCTGTGGTGGTCAAGCTGCTGCATCCCCCCTCCCACTGGCCCCTCATCAAG GCCACTGTGGGCCTAATCCGTAACCTGGCTCTGTGTCCAGCCAACCATGCCCCTCTGCGTGAGCAGGGGGCCATCCCCAGACTGGTGCAACTGCTGGTCAGAGCCCACCAGGACACCCAGAGACGCACCTCCATGGGAGGCACCCAGCAGCAGTTTGTG GAGGGAGTTCGTATGGAGGAGATCGTGGAGGGCTGTACTGGCGCTCTGCACATCCTGGCTAGAGACGTCCACAACAGAATCGTCATAAGAGGACTCAACACCATTCCACTCTTTGTCCAG CTGTTGTATTCTCCAATTGAGAACATTCAGCGTGTGGCTGCAGGAGTTCTGTGTGAGTTGGCCCAGGACAAGGAGGCAGCGGAGGCCATCGAGGCTGAGGGCGCCACCGCCCCCCTCACAGAGCTGCTTCACTCCAGAAACGAGGGCGTGG CCACCTATGCTGCTGCTGTTCTGTTCCGTATGTCTGAAGACAAGCCCCAGGACTATAAGAAGCGTCTGTCTGTGGAGCTCACCAGCTCCCTGTTCAGGACGGAGCCTATGACCTGGAACGAG aCAGGAGATCTGGGCCTGGACATCGGCGCTCAGGGAGATGCCCTGGGCTACCGTCAGGAAG ACCCTAGCTATCGCTCCTTCCACTCTGGGGGATATGGGCAGGACTCCATGGGTATGGACTCCATGATGGACCATGACATGGGTGCCCACCACCCCGGCCCTGAATACCCAGTCGACGGGCTGCCCGACCTGGGCCACGCCCAAGACCTGATCGATGGGCTTCCCCCAGGCGACAGCAATCAGTTGGCTTGGTTTGATACTGACCTGTAA
- the ctnnb1 gene encoding catenin beta-1 isoform X2, producing the protein MASQSDLMELDMAMEPDRKAAVSHWQQQSYLDSGIHSGATTTAPSLSGKGNPEEEDVDNQVLYEWEQGFSQSFTQDQVSDIDGQYAMTRAQRVRAAMFPETLDEGMQLPSTQFDGAHPTNVQRLAEPSQMLKHAVVNLINYQDDAELATRAIPELTKLLNDEDQVVVNKAAVMVHQLSKKEASRHAIMRSPQMVSAIVRTMQNTNDVETARCTAGTLHNLSHHREGLLAIFKSGGIPALVKMLGSPVDSVLFYAITTLHNLLLHQEGAKMAVRLAGGLQKMVALLNKTNVKFLAITTDCLQILAYGNQESKLIILASGGPQALVNIMRTYTYEKLLWTTSRVLKVLSVCSSNKPAIVEAGGMQALGLHLTDPSQRLVQNCLWTLRNLSDAATKQEGMEGLLGTLVQLLGSDDINVVTCAAGILSNLTCNNYKNKMMVCQVGGIEALVRTVLRAGDREDITEPAICALRHLTSRHQDAEMAQNAVRLHYGLPVVVKLLHPPSHWPLIKATVGLIRNLALCPANHAPLREQGAIPRLVQLLVRAHQDTQRRTSMGGTQQQFVEGVRMEEIVEGCTGALHILARDVHNRIVIRGLNTIPLFVQLLYSPIENIQRVAAGVLCELAQDKEAAEAIEAEGATAPLTELLHSRNEGVATYAAAVLFRMSEDKPQDYKKRLSVELTSSLFRTEPMTWNETGDLGLDIGAQGDALGYRQEDPSYRSFHSGGYGQDSMGMDSMMDHDMGAHHPGPEYPVDGLPDLGHAQDLIDGLPPGDSNQLAWFDTDL; encoded by the exons ATGGCTTCCCAGT CTGATCTGATGGAGCTGGACATGGCCATGGAGCCTGACCGGAAGGCTGCAGTGAGCCACTGGCAGCAGCAGTCGTACCTGGACTCTGGTATCCACTCAGGGGCTACCACCACCGCCCCCTCCCTGAGTGGGAAGGGCAAcccagaggaggaggatgtggataACCAGGTGCTGTACGAGTGGGAGCAGGGCTTCTCTCAGTCCTTCACACAAGATCAAGtgtcag aCATTGACGGGCAGTATGCCATGACCAGAGCCCAGAGGGTGCGTGCGGCCATGTTTCCAGAGACCCTGGACGAGGGCATGCAGCTCCCCTCCACCCAGTTTGATGGGGCCCACCCCACCAACGTGCAGCGGCTGGCTGAGCCCTCTCAGATGCTGAAGCATGCCGTGGTGAACCTCATCAACTATCAGGATGACGCCGAGCTGGCCACGCGTGCCATCCCTGAGCTGACCAAACTACTCAACGACGAGGACCAG GTGGTGGTGAACAAGGCTGCAGTGATGGTGCACCAGTTGTCCAAGAAGGAGGCTAGCCGCCACGCCATCATGCGCTCCCCCCAGATGGTGTCGGCAATTGTGCGCACCATGCAGAACACCAACGATGTGGAGACGGCACGCTGCACTGCCGGCACCCTGCACAACCTGTCCCACCACAGAGAGGGTCTGCTGGCCATCTTCAAGTCCGGGGGCATCCCCGCCCTTGTCAAAATGCTTGG GTCCCCAGTGGACTCAGTGCTGTTCTACGCCATCACCACCCTACACAACCTGCTGCTCCACCAGGAGGGTGCCAAGATGGCTGTGCGTCTGGCCGGGGGCCTGCAGAAAATGGTGGCCTTGCTCAACAAGACCAACGTCAAATTCCTCGCCATCACAACAGATTGCCTTCAGATTCTTGCCTACGGCAACCAAGAAAGCAAG CTTATCATTCTGGCCAGCGGTGGGCCCCAGGCCCTGGTCAACATCATGAGGACATACACATATGAAAAGCTGTTGTGGACTACCAGTAGAGTTCTCAAagtgctctctgtctgctccagcAATAAGCCTGCCATCGTAGAGGCTG GTGGTATGCAGGCTCTTGGGCTTCACCTCACAGACCCCAGTCAGAGACTAGTCCAGAACTGCCTGTGGACCCTCAGGAACCTGTCAGACGCTGCCACCAAACAG GAGGGTATGGAAGGTCTGCTGGGGACCCTGGTCCAGCTCCTGGGCTCTGATGACATCAACGTGGTGACGTGTGCTGCCGGCATACTGTCCAACCTCACCTGCAACAACTACAAGAACAAGATGATGGTGTGTCAGGTTGGGGGGATTGAGGCGCTGGTCCGTACCGTGCTGCGTGCCGGAGACCGCGAGGACATCACTGAGCCGGCCATCTGCGCCCTGCGCCACCTCACCAGCCGCCACCAGGATGCTGAGATGGCCCAGAATGCTGTGCGGCTTCACTACGGCCTGCCTGTGGTGGTCAAGCTGCTGCATCCCCCCTCCCACTGGCCCCTCATCAAG GCCACTGTGGGCCTAATCCGTAACCTGGCTCTGTGTCCAGCCAACCATGCCCCTCTGCGTGAGCAGGGGGCCATCCCCAGACTGGTGCAACTGCTGGTCAGAGCCCACCAGGACACCCAGAGACGCACCTCCATGGGAGGCACCCAGCAGCAGTTTGTG GAGGGAGTTCGTATGGAGGAGATCGTGGAGGGCTGTACTGGCGCTCTGCACATCCTGGCTAGAGACGTCCACAACAGAATCGTCATAAGAGGACTCAACACCATTCCACTCTTTGTCCAG CTGTTGTATTCTCCAATTGAGAACATTCAGCGTGTGGCTGCAGGAGTTCTGTGTGAGTTGGCCCAGGACAAGGAGGCAGCGGAGGCCATCGAGGCTGAGGGCGCCACCGCCCCCCTCACAGAGCTGCTTCACTCCAGAAACGAGGGCGTGG CCACCTATGCTGCTGCTGTTCTGTTCCGTATGTCTGAAGACAAGCCCCAGGACTATAAGAAGCGTCTGTCTGTGGAGCTCACCAGCTCCCTGTTCAGGACGGAGCCTATGACCTGGAACGAG aCAGGAGATCTGGGCCTGGACATCGGCGCTCAGGGAGATGCCCTGGGCTACCGTCAGGAAG ACCCTAGCTATCGCTCCTTCCACTCTGGGGGATATGGGCAGGACTCCATGGGTATGGACTCCATGATGGACCATGACATGGGTGCCCACCACCCCGGCCCTGAATACCCAGTCGACGGGCTGCCCGACCTGGGCCACGCCCAAGACCTGATCGATGGGCTTCCCCCAGGCGACAGCAATCAGTTGGCTTGGTTTGATACTGACCTGTAA
- the ctnnb1 gene encoding catenin beta-1 isoform X3 gives MASQSDLMELDMAMEPDRKAAVSHWQQQSYLDSGIHSGATTTAPSLSGKGNPEEEDVDNQVLYEWEQGFSQSFTQDQVSDIDGQYAMTRAQRVRAAMFPETLDEGMQLPSTQFDGAHPTNVQRLAEPSQMLKHAVVNLINYQDDAELATRAIPELTKLLNDEDQVVVNKAAVMVHQLSKKEASRHAIMRSPQMVSAIVRTMQNTNDVETARCTAGTLHNLSHHREGLLAIFKSGGIPALVKMLGSPVDSVLFYAITTLHNLLLHQEGAKMAVRLAGGLQKMVALLNKTNVKFLAITTDCLQILAYGNQESKLIILASGGPQALVNIMRTYTYEKLLWTTSRVLKVLSVCSSNKPAIVEAGGMQALGLHLTDPSQRLVQNCLWTLRNLSDAATKQTTLAEVDVMQEGMEGLLGTLVQLLGSDDINVVTCAAGILSNLTCNNYKNKMMVCQVGGIEALVRTVLRAGDREDITEPAICALRHLTSRHQDAEMAQNAVRLHYGLPVVVKLLHPPSHWPLIKATVGLIRNLALCPANHAPLREQGAIPRLVQLLVRAHQDTQRRTSMGGTQQQFVEGVRMEEIVEGCTGALHILARDVHNRIVIRGLNTIPLFVQLLYSPIENIQRVAAGVLCELAQDKEAAEAIEAEGATAPLTELLHSRNEGVATYAAAVLFRMSEDKPQDYKKRLSVELTSSLFRTEPMTWNETGDLGLDIGAQGDALGYRQEGVSSDLNEPAL, from the exons ATGGCTTCCCAGT CTGATCTGATGGAGCTGGACATGGCCATGGAGCCTGACCGGAAGGCTGCAGTGAGCCACTGGCAGCAGCAGTCGTACCTGGACTCTGGTATCCACTCAGGGGCTACCACCACCGCCCCCTCCCTGAGTGGGAAGGGCAAcccagaggaggaggatgtggataACCAGGTGCTGTACGAGTGGGAGCAGGGCTTCTCTCAGTCCTTCACACAAGATCAAGtgtcag aCATTGACGGGCAGTATGCCATGACCAGAGCCCAGAGGGTGCGTGCGGCCATGTTTCCAGAGACCCTGGACGAGGGCATGCAGCTCCCCTCCACCCAGTTTGATGGGGCCCACCCCACCAACGTGCAGCGGCTGGCTGAGCCCTCTCAGATGCTGAAGCATGCCGTGGTGAACCTCATCAACTATCAGGATGACGCCGAGCTGGCCACGCGTGCCATCCCTGAGCTGACCAAACTACTCAACGACGAGGACCAG GTGGTGGTGAACAAGGCTGCAGTGATGGTGCACCAGTTGTCCAAGAAGGAGGCTAGCCGCCACGCCATCATGCGCTCCCCCCAGATGGTGTCGGCAATTGTGCGCACCATGCAGAACACCAACGATGTGGAGACGGCACGCTGCACTGCCGGCACCCTGCACAACCTGTCCCACCACAGAGAGGGTCTGCTGGCCATCTTCAAGTCCGGGGGCATCCCCGCCCTTGTCAAAATGCTTGG GTCCCCAGTGGACTCAGTGCTGTTCTACGCCATCACCACCCTACACAACCTGCTGCTCCACCAGGAGGGTGCCAAGATGGCTGTGCGTCTGGCCGGGGGCCTGCAGAAAATGGTGGCCTTGCTCAACAAGACCAACGTCAAATTCCTCGCCATCACAACAGATTGCCTTCAGATTCTTGCCTACGGCAACCAAGAAAGCAAG CTTATCATTCTGGCCAGCGGTGGGCCCCAGGCCCTGGTCAACATCATGAGGACATACACATATGAAAAGCTGTTGTGGACTACCAGTAGAGTTCTCAAagtgctctctgtctgctccagcAATAAGCCTGCCATCGTAGAGGCTG GTGGTATGCAGGCTCTTGGGCTTCACCTCACAGACCCCAGTCAGAGACTAGTCCAGAACTGCCTGTGGACCCTCAGGAACCTGTCAGACGCTGCCACCAAACAG ACGACCTTAGCTGAAGTAGATGTGATGCAG GAGGGTATGGAAGGTCTGCTGGGGACCCTGGTCCAGCTCCTGGGCTCTGATGACATCAACGTGGTGACGTGTGCTGCCGGCATACTGTCCAACCTCACCTGCAACAACTACAAGAACAAGATGATGGTGTGTCAGGTTGGGGGGATTGAGGCGCTGGTCCGTACCGTGCTGCGTGCCGGAGACCGCGAGGACATCACTGAGCCGGCCATCTGCGCCCTGCGCCACCTCACCAGCCGCCACCAGGATGCTGAGATGGCCCAGAATGCTGTGCGGCTTCACTACGGCCTGCCTGTGGTGGTCAAGCTGCTGCATCCCCCCTCCCACTGGCCCCTCATCAAG GCCACTGTGGGCCTAATCCGTAACCTGGCTCTGTGTCCAGCCAACCATGCCCCTCTGCGTGAGCAGGGGGCCATCCCCAGACTGGTGCAACTGCTGGTCAGAGCCCACCAGGACACCCAGAGACGCACCTCCATGGGAGGCACCCAGCAGCAGTTTGTG GAGGGAGTTCGTATGGAGGAGATCGTGGAGGGCTGTACTGGCGCTCTGCACATCCTGGCTAGAGACGTCCACAACAGAATCGTCATAAGAGGACTCAACACCATTCCACTCTTTGTCCAG CTGTTGTATTCTCCAATTGAGAACATTCAGCGTGTGGCTGCAGGAGTTCTGTGTGAGTTGGCCCAGGACAAGGAGGCAGCGGAGGCCATCGAGGCTGAGGGCGCCACCGCCCCCCTCACAGAGCTGCTTCACTCCAGAAACGAGGGCGTGG CCACCTATGCTGCTGCTGTTCTGTTCCGTATGTCTGAAGACAAGCCCCAGGACTATAAGAAGCGTCTGTCTGTGGAGCTCACCAGCTCCCTGTTCAGGACGGAGCCTATGACCTGGAACGAG aCAGGAGATCTGGGCCTGGACATCGGCGCTCAGGGAGATGCCCTGGGCTACCGTCAGGAAG gtGTATCGTCTGATCTGAATGAACCTGCATTGTGA